A region of Arabidopsis thaliana chromosome 5, partial sequence DNA encodes the following proteins:
- a CDS encoding RmlC-like cupins superfamily protein (RmlC-like cupins superfamily protein; FUNCTIONS IN: manganese ion binding, nutrient reservoir activity; INVOLVED IN: biological_process unknown; LOCATED IN: endomembrane system, apoplast; CONTAINS InterPro DOMAIN/s: Cupin, RmlC-type (InterPro:IPR011051), Cupin 1 (InterPro:IPR006045), RmlC-like jelly roll fold (InterPro:IPR014710), Germin (InterPro:IPR001929), Germin, manganese binding site (InterPro:IPR019780); BEST Arabidopsis thaliana protein match is: RmlC-like cupins superfamily protein (TAIR:AT5G38940.1); Has 1503 Blast hits to 1497 proteins in 89 species: Archae - 0; Bacteria - 4; Metazoa - 0; Fungi - 37; Plants - 1447; Viruses - 0; Other Eukaryotes - 15 (source: NCBI BLink).) — protein sequence MKSFSFLAVLSILAITLSLSKASDPSSLQDFCVGVNTPADGVFVNGKFCKDPKLVTVEDFFFTGLHEARPPNPKTGSNVTAVNVNNLPGLNTLGISLVRIDYGVYGQNPPHTHPRASEVLYVAVGTLFVGFVTSNPENRLFSKTLYEGDVFVFPQGLIHFQVNVGKYPAVAFAGLSSQNPGVITIADTVFGSNPQIDPSFLASAFQVDPKIVMDLQTKFIKP from the exons ATGAAAAGTTTCTCATTTCTTGCAGTTTTATCTATCTTGGCAATAACACTTTCATTAAGCAAGGCTTCGGACCCAAGCTCTCTTCAGGACTTTTGCGTTGGTGTCAACACCCCAGCAGATGGTG TTTTTGTGAACGGAAAGTTCTGCAAGGACCCGAAGCTCGTCACAGTAGAAGACTTCTTTTTTACAGGGCTCCACGAGGCAAGACCACCTAATCCAAAAACTGGGTCTAACGTAACAGCCGTCAATGTTAACAACCTACCAGGGTTAAACACTCTTGGAATCTCACTTGTCCGTATCGACTATGGAGTTTACGGACAGAACCCACCTCACACCCACCCACGTGCCTCCGAGGTCTTGTATGTCGCGGTTGGAACACTTTTCGTTGGGTTTGTCACGTCAAACCCCGAAAATCGCCTTTTCAGTAAAACACTTTACGAGGGTGATGTCTTTGTGTTTCCACAGGGACTCATTCATTTCCAAGTGAACGTTGGAAAATATCCGGCGGTTGCATTCGCTGGTCTCAGCAGCCAAAACCCTGGTGTCATCACTATTGCTGACACCGTGTTTGGGTCTAACCCACAGATAGACCCAAGTTTTCTTGCAAGTGCATTCCAGGTTGACCCTAAGATTGTCATGGATCTACAGACCAAGTTCATAAAACCATAA
- a CDS encoding RING/U-box superfamily protein (RING/U-box superfamily protein; FUNCTIONS IN: zinc ion binding; INVOLVED IN: response to chitin; EXPRESSED IN: 24 plant structures; EXPRESSED DURING: 15 growth stages; CONTAINS InterPro DOMAIN/s: Zinc finger, RING-type (InterPro:IPR001841), Zinc finger, C3HC4 RING-type (InterPro:IPR018957); BEST Arabidopsis thaliana protein match is: RING/U-box superfamily protein (TAIR:AT5G15790.2).) → MYGISQYRKIPGFSLASGFSQVSITKVILLCRRNKSFAPRRERKDSGLRELVKIFCEIGFPLSFSVKFESIDFEDMGAFCCCFQVDLFESYVNPNTSITRNCPCLNCFLQSFMDLYASLFSRGGMHPIPSTVETATVMNSTTALDDSLSSVYHSPPTPLPYDADPRYFRFVKGSSHSGEESEPLRGDTEMSSEALGDGGAKWSKSDSEDGSKEVYTKGSSTFTKSKTMPGIEVYYADSDDEDICPTCLDDYTLENPKIITKCSHHFHLSCIYEWMERSETCPVCGKVMAFDENETS, encoded by the exons atGTATGG AATTAGTCAATACCGGAAAATTCCTGGGTTTTCTCTTGCTTCTGGATTTTCTCAGGTCTCTATCACAAAG GTGATTCTACTGTGTAGGAGGAACAAGAGTTTTGCAccaagaagagagaggaaggaTTCTGGTTTACGGGAGCTAGTGAAAATCTTCTGTGAAATTGGCTTTCCTCTCTCATTCTCTGTGAAATTTGAAAGTATTGATTTCGAAGATATGGGTGCTTTCTGTTGTTGCTTTCAAGTTGATCTCTTTGAGAGTTATGTGAATCCAAACACTTCCATAACTAGGAACTGTCCTTGCCTTAATTGCTTCCTCCAGAGTTTCATGGATTTG TATGCTTCGTTGTTTAGTAGAGGGGGAATGCATCCAATACCTTCAACTGTAGAGACAGCTACAGTGATGAATTCAACAACTGCACTTGATGACTCTCTGTCTAGTGTATATCATTCTCCTCCAACACCATTGCCTTACGATGCTGATCCTAGGTACTTTCGTTTTGTTAAGGGCTCTAGTCATTCAGGTGAAGAATCAGAACCGTTAAGAGGTGATACTGAAATGAGTTCTGAAGCTTTGGGTGATGGTGGAGCCAAGTGGAGTAAGTCTGATTCTGAAGATGGTTCGAAAGAAGTGTATACGAAAGGTTCATCAACCTTTACAAAGTCGAAAACAATGCCGGGGATAGAAGTTTATTATGCAGATTCGGATGATGAAGATATTTGTCCAACCTGCCTTGATG ATTACACTTTGGAGAATCCGAAGATAATCACCAAGTGTTCTCACCATTTCCACCTTAGCTGTATTTATGAATGGATGGAGAGAAGTGAAACTTGCCCCGTCTGTGGAAAG GTGATGGCatttgatgaaaatgaaacttCTTAG
- a CDS encoding RING/U-box superfamily protein (RING/U-box superfamily protein; FUNCTIONS IN: zinc ion binding; INVOLVED IN: response to chitin; EXPRESSED IN: 24 plant structures; EXPRESSED DURING: 15 growth stages; CONTAINS InterPro DOMAIN/s: Zinc finger, RING-type (InterPro:IPR001841), Zinc finger, C3HC4 RING-type (InterPro:IPR018957); BEST Arabidopsis thaliana protein match is: RING/U-box superfamily protein (TAIR:AT5G15790.2); Has 30201 Blast hits to 17322 proteins in 780 species: Archae - 12; Bacteria - 1396; Metazoa - 17338; Fungi - 3422; Plants - 5037; Viruses - 0; Other Eukaryotes - 2996 (source: NCBI BLink).): MGAFCCCFQVDLFESYVNPNTSITRNCPCLNCFLQSFMDLYASLFSRGGMHPIPSTVETATVMNSTTALDDSLSSVYHSPPTPLPYDADPRYFRFVKGSSHSGEESEPLRGDTEMSSEALGDGGAKWSKSDSEDGSKEVYTKGSSTFTKSKTMPGIEVYYADSDDEDICPTCLDDYTLENPKIITKCSHHFHLSCIYEWMERSETCPVCGKVMAFDENETS; the protein is encoded by the exons ATGGGTGCTTTCTGTTGTTGCTTTCAAGTTGATCTCTTTGAGAGTTATGTGAATCCAAACACTTCCATAACTAGGAACTGTCCTTGCCTTAATTGCTTCCTCCAGAGTTTCATGGATTTG TATGCTTCGTTGTTTAGTAGAGGGGGAATGCATCCAATACCTTCAACTGTAGAGACAGCTACAGTGATGAATTCAACAACTGCACTTGATGACTCTCTGTCTAGTGTATATCATTCTCCTCCAACACCATTGCCTTACGATGCTGATCCTAGGTACTTTCGTTTTGTTAAGGGCTCTAGTCATTCAGGTGAAGAATCAGAACCGTTAAGAGGTGATACTGAAATGAGTTCTGAAGCTTTGGGTGATGGTGGAGCCAAGTGGAGTAAGTCTGATTCTGAAGATGGTTCGAAAGAAGTGTATACGAAAGGTTCATCAACCTTTACAAAGTCGAAAACAATGCCGGGGATAGAAGTTTATTATGCAGATTCGGATGATGAAGATATTTGTCCAACCTGCCTTGATG ATTACACTTTGGAGAATCCGAAGATAATCACCAAGTGTTCTCACCATTTCCACCTTAGCTGTATTTATGAATGGATGGAGAGAAGTGAAACTTGCCCCGTCTGTGGAAAG GTGATGGCatttgatgaaaatgaaacttCTTAG
- a CDS encoding Nucleic acid-binding, OB-fold-like protein (Nucleic acid-binding, OB-fold-like protein; FUNCTIONS IN: RNA binding; INVOLVED IN: biological_process unknown; LOCATED IN: cellular_component unknown; EXPRESSED IN: 22 plant structures; EXPRESSED DURING: 13 growth stages; CONTAINS InterPro DOMAIN/s: Ribosomal protein S1, RNA-binding domain (InterPro:IPR003029), Exosome complex, component CSL4 (InterPro:IPR019495); Has 35333 Blast hits to 34131 proteins in 2444 species: Archae - 798; Bacteria - 22429; Metazoa - 974; Fungi - 991; Plants - 531; Viruses - 0; Other Eukaryotes - 9610 (source: NCBI BLink).), with translation MTTGLVTPGDVIGKATEFKAGKGAYVNDATIYASLTGTCRIVSPLPESIDQRAIVEVTGHKAHGPIPETGSVVIARVTKVMTKMAAVDILCVGSKAVRENFAGVIRQQDVRATEIDKVDMHQSFHAGDIVRAMVLSLGDARAYYLSTAKNELGVVSAESAAGETMVPISWTEMQCPLSGQTEQRKVAKVGN, from the exons atgACGACGGGGCTAGTAACGCCGGGAGATGTAATCGGGAAAGCGACAGAGTTTAAAGCTGGAAAAGGAGCTTACGTCAACGACGCCACCATCTACGCTTCCCTCACAGGAACTTGCCGGATTGTTTCTCCTCTTCCCGAATCAATTGATCAG AGAGCTATTGTGGAAGTTACAGGTCACAAGGCACATGGTCCTATTCCAGAGACTGGTTCTGTTGTCATAGCAAGA GTGACTAAAGTTATGACTAAGATGGCTGCTGTTGATATCTTGTGTGTTGGTTCAAAAGCCGTTCGTGAAAATTTTGCTGGTGTAATTAG GCAACAAGATGTTAGAGCAACAGAGATTGACAAAGTTGACATGCATCAGTCTTTCCATGCTGGTGACATTGTTAGAGCTATGGTT CTGTCTCTTGGTGATGCACGGGCTTACTACTTGTCAACTGCTAAGAATGAACTTGGTGTGGTCTCAGCTGAAAGTGCTGCGG GCGAAACAATGGTTCCGATAAGTTGGACAGAGATGCAGTGCCCCTTGTCGGGCCAAACCGAGCAGAGAAAAGTTGCCAAGGTGGGTAATTGA
- a CDS encoding Thioredoxin superfamily protein, producing the protein MSSKILKSPILRFFRGKVIMAESASNTASKKLIQIDVSSDSVCPWCFVGKKNLDKAIEASKDQYNFEIRWRPFFLDPSAPKEGVSKKEFYLQKYGNRYQGMFARMSEVFKGLGLEFDTAGLTGNSLDSHRLIHYTGKQAPEKQHTLVEELFIGYFTQGKFIGDREFLVETANKVGIEGAEEFLSDPNNGVTEVKEELAKYSKNITGVPNYTINGKVKLSGAQPPETFQSAFKAASA; encoded by the exons ATGAGTTCAAAAATCCTGAAGAGTCCAATCTTAAGATTTTTCAGAG GAAAAGTCATTATGGCTGAGTCTGCAAGCAACACCGCTTCAAAAAAGCTCATTCAAATCGACGTAAGCTCGGATTCGGTGTGTCCATGGTGCTTTGTaggaaagaagaatcttgACAAAGCTATTGAAGCATCTAAAGATCAATACAACTTCGAG ATTCGATGGCGTCCGTTTTTCCTTGATCCATCTGCACCTAAAGAAGGTGTGAGTAAGAAAGAGTTTTATCTACAGAAATATGGAAACAGATATCAAGGAATGTTTGCAAGAATGTCCGAG GTCTTTAAAGGTCTTGGCTTAGAGTTTGACACAGCTGGTCTCAC aggaaacagTCTGGATAGTCATAGACTTATACATTATACCGGTAAACAAGCGCCGGAGAAGCAACATACACTTGTTGAGGAACTGTTTATCGGTTACTTTACGCAGGGAAAGTTCATCGGTGATAG AGAGTTTTTGGTAGAGACGGCTAACAAGGTTGGGATAGAAGGAGCAGAAGAATTCCTCTCAGACCCCAACAATGGAGTTACAGAG GTGAAAGAAGAACTGGCAAAGTATTCGAAAAATATCACCGGAGTTCCAAATTACACT ATCAATGGGAAGGTGAAGCTGAGTGGTGCGCAACCGCCCGAGACATTCCAGAGTGCGTTTAAAGCGGCCTCGGCTTGA
- a CDS encoding Thioredoxin superfamily protein (Thioredoxin superfamily protein; FUNCTIONS IN: protein disulfide oxidoreductase activity; INVOLVED IN: defense response to fungus, incompatible interaction; LOCATED IN: cellular_component unknown; EXPRESSED IN: 16 plant structures; EXPRESSED DURING: 10 growth stages; CONTAINS InterPro DOMAIN/s: DSBA oxidoreductase (InterPro:IPR001853), Thioredoxin-like fold (InterPro:IPR012336); Has 2126 Blast hits to 2126 proteins in 739 species: Archae - 17; Bacteria - 1478; Metazoa - 14; Fungi - 129; Plants - 62; Viruses - 0; Other Eukaryotes - 426 (source: NCBI BLink).) has protein sequence MAESASNTASKKLIQIDVSSDSVCPWCFVGKKNLDKAIEASKDQYNFEIRWRPFFLDPSAPKEGVSKKEFYLQKYGNRYQGMFARMSEVFKGLGLEFDTAGLTGNSLDSHRLIHYTGKQAPEKQHTLVEELFIGYFTQGKFIGDREFLVETANKVGIEGAEEFLSDPNNGVTEVKEELAKYSKNITGVPNYTINGKVKLSGAQPPETFQSAFKAASA, from the exons ATGGCTGAGTCTGCAAGCAACACCGCTTCAAAAAAGCTCATTCAAATCGACGTAAGCTCGGATTCGGTGTGTCCATGGTGCTTTGTaggaaagaagaatcttgACAAAGCTATTGAAGCATCTAAAGATCAATACAACTTCGAG ATTCGATGGCGTCCGTTTTTCCTTGATCCATCTGCACCTAAAGAAGGTGTGAGTAAGAAAGAGTTTTATCTACAGAAATATGGAAACAGATATCAAGGAATGTTTGCAAGAATGTCCGAG GTCTTTAAAGGTCTTGGCTTAGAGTTTGACACAGCTGGTCTCAC aggaaacagTCTGGATAGTCATAGACTTATACATTATACCGGTAAACAAGCGCCGGAGAAGCAACATACACTTGTTGAGGAACTGTTTATCGGTTACTTTACGCAGGGAAAGTTCATCGGTGATAG AGAGTTTTTGGTAGAGACGGCTAACAAGGTTGGGATAGAAGGAGCAGAAGAATTCCTCTCAGACCCCAACAATGGAGTTACAGAG GTGAAAGAAGAACTGGCAAAGTATTCGAAAAATATCACCGGAGTTCCAAATTACACT ATCAATGGGAAGGTGAAGCTGAGTGGTGCGCAACCGCCCGAGACATTCCAGAGTGCGTTTAAAGCGGCCTCGGCTTGA
- a CDS encoding RmlC-like cupins superfamily protein produces MKSFSFLAVLSILAITLSLSKASDPSSLQDFCVGVNTPADGVFVNGKFCKDPKLVTVEDFFFTGLHEARPPNPKTGSNVTAVNVNNLPGLNTLGISLVRIDYGVYGQNPPHTHPRASEGLIHFQVNVGKYPAVAFAGLSSQNPGVITIADTVFGSNPQIDPSFLASAFQVDPKIVMDLQTKFIKP; encoded by the exons ATGAAAAGTTTCTCATTTCTTGCAGTTTTATCTATCTTGGCAATAACACTTTCATTAAGCAAGGCTTCGGACCCAAGCTCTCTTCAGGACTTTTGCGTTGGTGTCAACACCCCAGCAGATGGTG TTTTTGTGAACGGAAAGTTCTGCAAGGACCCGAAGCTCGTCACAGTAGAAGACTTCTTTTTTACAGGGCTCCACGAGGCAAGACCACCTAATCCAAAAACTGGGTCTAACGTAACAGCCGTCAATGTTAACAACCTACCAGGGTTAAACACTCTTGGAATCTCACTTGTCCGTATCGACTATGGAGTTTACGGACAGAACCCACCTCACACCCACCCACGTGCCTCCGAG GGACTCATTCATTTCCAAGTGAACGTTGGAAAATATCCGGCGGTTGCATTCGCTGGTCTCAGCAGCCAAAACCCTGGTGTCATCACTATTGCTGACACCGTGTTTGGGTCTAACCCACAGATAGACCCAAGTTTTCTTGCAAGTGCATTCCAGGTTGACCCTAAGATTGTCATGGATCTACAGACCAAGTTCATAAAACCATAA
- a CDS encoding RING/U-box superfamily protein (RING/U-box superfamily protein; FUNCTIONS IN: zinc ion binding; INVOLVED IN: response to chitin; EXPRESSED IN: 24 plant structures; EXPRESSED DURING: 15 growth stages; CONTAINS InterPro DOMAIN/s: Zinc finger, RING-type (InterPro:IPR001841), Zinc finger, C3HC4 RING-type (InterPro:IPR018957); BEST Arabidopsis thaliana protein match is: RING/U-box superfamily protein (TAIR:AT5G15790.2).), producing MPLVLPRKEMAYGSKGRRRQRRERKDRYYSGNFILHFFDEPEKSSILELVNTGKFLGFLLLLDFLRSLSQRRNKSFAPRRERKDSGLRELVKIFCEIGFPLSFSVKFESIDFEDMGAFCCCFQVDLFESYVNPNTSITRNCPCLNCFLQSFMDLYASLFSRGGMHPIPSTVETATVMNSTTALDDSLSSVYHSPPTPLPYDADPRYFRFVKGSSHSGEESEPLRGDTEMSSEALGDGGAKWSKSDSEDGSKEVYTKGSSTFTKSKTMPGIEVYYADSDDEDICPTCLDDYTLENPKIITKCSHHFHLSCIYEWMERSETCPVCGKVMAFDENETS from the exons ATGCCCTTGGTGCTGCCgagaaaagaaatg GCTTATGGATCAAAaggtagaagaagacaaagacgAGAGAGAAAGGATCGCTATTATTCAGGAAACTTCATTTTGCACTTTTTCGACGAACCTGaaaaatcttcaattttaGAATTAGTCAATACCGGAAAATTCCTGGGTTTTCTCTTGCTTCTGGATTTTCTCAGGTCTCTATCACAAAG GAGGAACAAGAGTTTTGCAccaagaagagagaggaaggaTTCTGGTTTACGGGAGCTAGTGAAAATCTTCTGTGAAATTGGCTTTCCTCTCTCATTCTCTGTGAAATTTGAAAGTATTGATTTCGAAGATATGGGTGCTTTCTGTTGTTGCTTTCAAGTTGATCTCTTTGAGAGTTATGTGAATCCAAACACTTCCATAACTAGGAACTGTCCTTGCCTTAATTGCTTCCTCCAGAGTTTCATGGATTTG TATGCTTCGTTGTTTAGTAGAGGGGGAATGCATCCAATACCTTCAACTGTAGAGACAGCTACAGTGATGAATTCAACAACTGCACTTGATGACTCTCTGTCTAGTGTATATCATTCTCCTCCAACACCATTGCCTTACGATGCTGATCCTAGGTACTTTCGTTTTGTTAAGGGCTCTAGTCATTCAGGTGAAGAATCAGAACCGTTAAGAGGTGATACTGAAATGAGTTCTGAAGCTTTGGGTGATGGTGGAGCCAAGTGGAGTAAGTCTGATTCTGAAGATGGTTCGAAAGAAGTGTATACGAAAGGTTCATCAACCTTTACAAAGTCGAAAACAATGCCGGGGATAGAAGTTTATTATGCAGATTCGGATGATGAAGATATTTGTCCAACCTGCCTTGATG ATTACACTTTGGAGAATCCGAAGATAATCACCAAGTGTTCTCACCATTTCCACCTTAGCTGTATTTATGAATGGATGGAGAGAAGTGAAACTTGCCCCGTCTGTGGAAAG GTGATGGCatttgatgaaaatgaaacttCTTAG